A single region of the Podospora pseudopauciseta strain CBS 411.78 chromosome 1, whole genome shotgun sequence genome encodes:
- a CDS encoding hypothetical protein (COG:S; EggNog:ENOG503P3DA), with product MSSPIHVNDSIQAIDGTSWLIGEKLLLSRQASPPPNPNQSLWSDGRGAFFVLSDAPSPLPQCQPHPADSAELPRVYAAGDQSAVWRAGEAFIKAQNLSDPKSTREHVTLEFLHSKKPLDYKIPNVLYHGEWDGRYYIIVSRIPGQTLTEAWPTMDEELRQYYVHRVAELCAKMAEWKGEAICGVDGGQLTELYLRKGKTLDPEILEENCIGIGMDVSSLVFYHCDLGPGNILVEPDNNRGIGIIDWETAGYVPREWVRTKFHLSSGMDFPDVEDMHKSDWRRLVSRKLAAMGFKEVIDGWLAFPSA from the coding sequence ATGTCGTCCCCAATCCATGTCAACGATTCAATCCAGGCTATTGACGGCACTTCTTGGTTGATTGGCGAgaagctcctcctctctcgTCAAGCTTCTccgccccccaaccccaaccagTCATTATGGAGCGATGGTAGAGGAGCGTTTTTTGTCCTCTCCGATGCCCCTTCACCCTTGCCCCAATGCCAACCACACCCAGCCGACTCGGCCGAGCTGCCCCGAGTCTACGCCGCCGGAGACCAGTCAGCTGTTTGGCGCGCCGGAGAAGCCTTTATCAAAGCGCAAAACCTCTCGGACCCAAAGAGCACCCGGGAGCACGTCACACTTGAATTCTTACACAGCAAAAAGCCTCTCGACTACAAGATCCCTAACGTGCTCTACCATGGCGAGTGGGATGGCCGGTATTATATAATCGTCTCTCGTATACCAGGGCAGACGCTGACAGAGGCTTGGCCTACTATGGACGAGGAGTTGCGGCAGTATTATGTTCATCGCGTTGCAGAGCTATGCGCGAAGATGGCCGAGTGGAAAGGCGAAGCGATTTGTGGAGTCGACGGAGGTCAGTTGACGGAACTATATTTGAGGAAGGGCAAGACTCTAGATCCCGAGATCCTCGAAGAGAATTGCATTGGGATTGGCATGGATGTTTCTTCTTTGGTGTTCTATCACTGCGATCTAGGGCCAGGAAATATTCTTGTTGAGCCTGATAATAACCGAGGGATAGGAATTATCGACTGGGAGACTGCCGGGTACGTCCCGAGAGAGTGGGTTAGGACAAAGTTTCACCTCTCTTCGGGGATGGATTTCCCTGATGTGGAGGATATGCATAAGTCGGACTGGCGACGTCTTGTTTCTAGGAAACTGGCTGCGATGGGGTTTAAAGAGGTGATTGATGGGTGGCTAGCCTTTCCAAGCGCATAG